From Flavipsychrobacter sp., a single genomic window includes:
- a CDS encoding Crp/Fnr family transcriptional regulator: MPVKAKNNFHVDCETCGSRHKSIFCHLELEELAAFSENKSCISFKKGQQIFHEGAQPLGIFCVNDGKVKIAYSGHDGKEQIVRMAKAGDVLGYRALLSAERYNASATAIDETNVCFVPRDTFFSVLKNNAGLSMEIIKMLSGELKKAEQTITDFAQRPVRERMAEGLLFLKETYGFEEDGATLNVALSREDIANLVGTATETAIRLLSELKNDKVVEFVGKKIRVLDMNALIKSANLYN, from the coding sequence GTGCCTGTAAAAGCGAAAAATAACTTTCATGTAGATTGTGAGACATGCGGATCTCGGCATAAGTCTATCTTCTGTCATCTAGAGTTGGAAGAGCTTGCTGCTTTTAGTGAGAATAAGTCTTGTATCTCTTTTAAAAAAGGGCAGCAAATTTTCCATGAAGGTGCCCAGCCTTTAGGTATTTTTTGTGTCAATGATGGTAAGGTAAAGATTGCATATTCTGGTCATGATGGTAAGGAACAGATAGTGAGAATGGCCAAGGCGGGTGATGTACTGGGCTATAGAGCTTTACTAAGTGCAGAACGTTATAATGCTAGTGCTACGGCTATCGACGAAACAAATGTATGTTTCGTGCCTAGAGATACTTTCTTCTCAGTATTGAAAAATAATGCAGGGCTTTCGATGGAAATCATCAAAATGCTATCAGGAGAGCTGAAAAAAGCAGAACAGACAATTACTGATTTTGCACAACGCCCTGTACGTGAACGTATGGCAGAGGGGTTACTCTTTCTCAAAGAAACATATGGGTTTGAAGAAGATGGCGCAACACTTAATGTAGCTTTGTCTAGAGAGGATATCGCTAATTTAGTGGGTACTGCCACCGAAACCGCAATTCGCCTATTGTCTGAGCTGAAAAATGACAAGGTGGTGGAGTTTGTAGGTAAGAAGATAAGAGTTTTGGATATGAACGCACTTATCAAGTCTGCCAATCTTTACAATTAG